In one window of Pseudomonas putida DNA:
- a CDS encoding chemotaxis protein: protein MATQNARADSLSLLLFTLRSGKLMAINLLKVSEIIPCPPLTKLPESHPHVKGVATLRGNSLSVIDLSRAIGEMPLADPDGGCLIVTDISRTRQGLHVQAVSRIVHCLSTDIKPPPYGSGNRSFITGVTRVDNTLVQVLDIEKVIHGIAPPEPETHPGELSAEDASLLAAANILVVDDSQVALQQSVHTLRHLGVECHTARSAKDAINVLLELQGTAQEINIVVSDIEMSEMDGYAFTRTVRETPDFKHLYVLLHTSLDSAMSAEKAKVAGANAILTKFSSPELTDCLVVAARAVGFAER from the coding sequence ATGGCCACGCAAAATGCCCGCGCGGACTCGCTGTCCCTGCTGCTGTTCACCCTGCGCAGCGGCAAGCTGATGGCTATCAACCTGCTCAAGGTCAGCGAGATCATCCCCTGCCCGCCCCTGACCAAGCTTCCCGAGTCGCATCCCCACGTCAAAGGCGTAGCGACCCTTCGCGGCAACTCGCTGTCGGTGATCGACCTGTCGCGGGCAATCGGCGAAATGCCGTTGGCCGACCCGGATGGCGGCTGCCTGATCGTCACCGACATCAGCCGCACCCGCCAGGGCCTGCACGTGCAGGCGGTCAGCCGCATCGTCCATTGCCTGAGCACCGACATCAAGCCACCGCCCTACGGCTCGGGCAACCGCTCCTTCATCACTGGCGTGACCCGGGTCGACAATACGCTGGTACAGGTGCTCGACATCGAGAAAGTCATCCACGGCATCGCCCCGCCGGAACCTGAAACGCATCCCGGCGAACTCAGCGCAGAAGACGCCAGCCTGCTGGCTGCCGCCAACATCCTGGTGGTGGACGACAGCCAGGTGGCGCTGCAGCAATCGGTGCACACCCTTCGCCACCTCGGCGTCGAATGCCATACCGCGCGCAGCGCCAAGGATGCGATCAACGTCCTGCTGGAGCTGCAGGGCACCGCCCAGGAAATCAACATCGTGGTGTCGGACATCGAAATGTCCGAGATGGACGGCTACGCCTTCACCCGCACCGTGCGCGAGACCCCGGACTTCAAGCACCTCTACGTGCTGCTGCACACCTCGCTGGACAGCGCCATGAGCGCCGAAAAAGCCAAGGTCGCAGGCGCCAACGCGATTCTCACCAAGTTTTCCTCGCCCGAGCTGACCGACTGCCTGGTCGTCGCGGCGCGAGCGGTCGGGTTCGCCGAGCGCTGA
- a CDS encoding OprD family porin → MSLAFRFTPLFVALAATIPHAAQADDEKADGFIEGSSLNLHFRNAYFNRNQLNQGVRDNREWGQGAVARFESGYTPGVIGFGVDAHAMLGLKLDGGGGHAGTSILPTHQKNEDELGAAPHSFSTAGAAVKLKGFDTELKAGDLFLTNPVIAGGETRMLPQTFRGVALTNTSVEGLLLEGGQVSFTKPYNQSGHRRIDTYYSQQTDDQRSKHLSWAGAAWNGTENITANLYAAELKDIWNQYYADFDYTYAVNDLVSLNPGVHFYHTQDTGQSKLGKIDNNTYSLHFTVAAGHHSVTAAYQRVNGNTPFDYINLGDSIYLDNSRMYSDFNGPNERSWKLQYDYDFAGLGIPGLTSSLSYSRGKLDLTKADPNSVGYGHWYSEDGKDARHWERDLDVKYVFQEGQFKDLSVLLRYASHRGSQGYSAVDNDNDELRVIVDYPLNVF, encoded by the coding sequence GTGTCCCTCGCTTTCCGTTTCACGCCTCTGTTCGTTGCATTGGCCGCAACGATTCCCCATGCCGCCCAGGCGGACGACGAAAAAGCTGATGGTTTCATCGAGGGTTCGTCGCTGAACCTGCACTTTCGCAACGCCTACTTCAACCGCAACCAACTCAACCAGGGTGTGCGCGACAATCGCGAGTGGGGCCAGGGCGCCGTCGCCCGCTTCGAGTCGGGCTATACGCCCGGTGTGATCGGTTTCGGTGTCGATGCCCACGCGATGCTGGGCCTGAAGCTCGATGGCGGTGGCGGCCACGCTGGCACCAGCATCCTGCCGACTCACCAGAAGAACGAAGACGAACTGGGCGCCGCGCCGCATTCGTTCTCCACCGCAGGCGCCGCGGTCAAGCTCAAGGGCTTCGACACTGAACTGAAGGCCGGTGACCTGTTCCTCACCAATCCAGTGATCGCCGGTGGCGAGACGCGCATGCTGCCGCAGACCTTCCGTGGTGTGGCACTGACCAACACCAGCGTCGAAGGGTTGCTGCTCGAAGGCGGCCAGGTGAGCTTCACCAAGCCCTACAACCAGAGCGGCCACCGCCGCATCGACACCTACTACAGCCAGCAGACCGACGACCAGCGCAGCAAGCACCTGTCGTGGGCTGGCGCCGCGTGGAACGGCACCGAGAACATCACCGCCAACCTCTATGCCGCCGAACTGAAAGACATCTGGAACCAGTACTACGCCGACTTCGACTACACCTACGCGGTCAATGATCTGGTCAGCCTCAACCCGGGCGTGCACTTCTATCACACCCAGGACACTGGCCAGTCGAAACTGGGCAAGATCGACAACAACACCTACAGCCTGCACTTCACCGTGGCGGCCGGTCATCACAGCGTCACTGCCGCCTACCAGCGGGTCAACGGCAATACGCCGTTCGACTACATCAACCTGGGCGACAGCATCTACCTCGACAACTCGCGCATGTACTCGGACTTCAACGGCCCTAACGAGCGCTCCTGGAAGCTGCAGTACGACTATGACTTCGCCGGGCTCGGCATCCCGGGGCTGACCTCGTCGCTGTCGTATTCGCGCGGCAAGCTGGACCTCACCAAGGCCGATCCGAACAGCGTCGGCTATGGCCACTGGTACAGCGAGGACGGCAAGGATGCGCGCCACTGGGAACGCGACCTGGACGTGAAGTACGTGTTCCAGGAAGGCCAGTTCAAGGACCTGTCGGTGCTGCTGCGCTATGCCAGCCATCGTGGCAGCCAGGGGTACTCGGCTGTGGATAACGACAACGACGAGTTGCGTGTGATCGTCGACTATCCGCTGAACGTGTTCTGA
- a CDS encoding YkgJ family cysteine cluster protein, with protein sequence MSDGIRFACTGCGKCCTGHHVPLTLAESRQWAASGGQVVVLIEGFITDGPGMPVEQRDHVLRRSLAVPCGSAEVRVSVTFAAFNPGRCRNLDANNLCGIYETRPLVCRIYPAEVNPHLPLRVEAKDCPPEAWQQGPQLIVGNRAVDPQLVALIEASRQADRDDIAAKVAVCQALGMTTSALKGNGFTAWLPDMPAFLAALDQVSAQAHVPWTVHVQDAELADGLREHGLLTTGEAPVYYAFIGF encoded by the coding sequence GTGAGCGACGGCATTCGTTTCGCCTGCACCGGCTGCGGCAAGTGCTGCACCGGCCACCACGTACCCCTCACGCTCGCCGAGTCCCGCCAGTGGGCTGCCAGTGGCGGCCAGGTCGTGGTGCTGATCGAAGGCTTCATCACCGATGGCCCGGGCATGCCGGTCGAGCAACGCGATCATGTGCTGCGCCGTTCGCTCGCCGTGCCTTGCGGGAGCGCCGAGGTGCGGGTCTCGGTGACCTTCGCGGCCTTCAATCCAGGGCGCTGTCGCAACCTGGATGCCAACAACCTGTGCGGCATCTATGAAACACGCCCGCTGGTCTGTCGTATCTATCCGGCCGAGGTCAACCCGCACCTGCCTCTGCGCGTCGAAGCCAAGGATTGCCCACCCGAAGCCTGGCAACAAGGCCCGCAACTGATCGTCGGCAACAGGGCCGTCGATCCGCAACTGGTCGCACTGATCGAAGCCTCGCGCCAGGCCGACCGCGACGACATCGCCGCCAAGGTTGCCGTCTGCCAGGCGCTGGGCATGACCACCAGCGCGCTCAAGGGCAACGGTTTTACCGCCTGGCTGCCAGACATGCCGGCGTTTCTCGCGGCGCTGGATCAGGTGAGCGCTCAAGCGCACGTGCCATGGACTGTGCATGTGCAAGATGCCGAACTGGCCGACGGGCTGCGGGAGCATGGGCTGCTGACGACCGGCGAAGCGCCGGTGTACTACGCCTTTATCGGGTTCTGA
- a CDS encoding heavy metal response regulator transcription factor, translating to MRVLIVEDEEKTADYLHRGLTEQGFTVDLARDGIDGLHLALEGDYAVIVLDVMLPGLDGYGVLRALRARKQTPVIMLTARERVEDRIHGLREGADDYLGKPFSFLELVARLQALTRRSTSHEPLQIQVADLWIDLMARKASRAGQRLELTAKEFSLLSVLARRQGEILSKTAIAELVWDINFDSDANVVEVAIKRLRAKLDGPFDNKLLHTIRGMGYVLENRAG from the coding sequence ATGCGTGTGCTGATCGTCGAAGACGAAGAAAAAACCGCCGACTACCTGCATCGTGGCCTGACCGAGCAGGGCTTCACCGTCGACCTGGCCCGTGATGGTATCGACGGCCTGCACCTGGCGCTCGAAGGCGACTACGCGGTGATCGTGCTCGACGTCATGCTCCCGGGTCTGGATGGCTACGGCGTGCTGCGCGCCCTGCGTGCGCGCAAGCAGACGCCGGTGATCATGCTCACCGCCCGCGAGCGGGTCGAGGACCGCATTCATGGCCTGCGCGAAGGTGCCGACGATTACCTGGGCAAGCCGTTCTCCTTTCTCGAACTGGTCGCCCGCCTGCAGGCCCTGACCCGTCGCAGCACCAGCCACGAGCCGCTGCAGATCCAGGTCGCCGACCTGTGGATCGACCTGATGGCGCGCAAGGCCAGCCGCGCGGGCCAGCGTCTGGAACTGACCGCCAAGGAGTTCTCGCTGCTCAGCGTACTGGCCCGGCGTCAGGGCGAGATCCTGTCCAAGACCGCCATCGCCGAGCTGGTCTGGGACATCAATTTCGACAGCGACGCCAATGTTGTCGAGGTCGCGATCAAGCGCCTGCGCGCCAAGCTCGACGGGCCGTTCGACAACAAGCTGCTGCACACCATCCGAGGCATGGGCTATGTCCTGGAAAACCGTGCGGGCTAA
- a CDS encoding multidrug efflux RND transporter permease subunit, giving the protein MITRKGVSAWCIDHPIATLLLTFALVLLGAIAFPRLPVAPLPEADFPTIQVTAQLPGASPETMASSVATPLEVQFSAIPGMTQMTSSSALGSTTLILQFTLDKNIDTAAQEVQAAINTATARLPQDLPSPPTWRKVNPADSPVLVLTVSSEQMPGNELSDYTETLLARQLSQIDGVGLINITGQMRPAIRVQAQPEKLAAIGLTLADIRQAIQQTSLNLAKGALYGEHSVSTIAANDQLFHPEDYAQLIVSYRNGAPVRLQDVAKVIEGAENAYVKSWSGDKPGLNLVIFRQPGANIVDTVDRVLDALPRLQEMLPASVEVSVLNDRTQTIRASLHEVELTLMIAVVLVIGVMALFLRQWSATLVVSSVLGVSLIASCALMYVAGFSLNNLTLVAIVIAVGFVVDDAIVVVENIHRHLEAGDDSRTAAIKGAGEIGFTVISISFSLIAAFIPLLFMGGVVGRLFKEFALTATSTILISVVVSLTLAPTLCALFMRKPPQEHHDGFGQRLVRWYEKGLDRALAHQRLTLGVFGLTLALAVIGYVAIPKGFFPLQDTGFILGTSEAAADVSYPAMIEKHKALAKIIEADPAVRAFSHSVGVTGSNQTIANGRFWISLKPRGERDVSASELIDRLRPKLAQVPGIVLYLRAGQDINLSSGPSRTQYQYVLKSNDGVALNLWTQRLTERLRENPALRDLSNDLQLGASVTHIDIDRQAAARFGLTTTDVDQALYDAFGQRQISEFQTETNQYKVILELDARQRGKAESLNYFYLRSPLSGEMVPLSALAHVAPPSTGPLSIAHDGLFPAANLSFNLAPGVALGDAVRILEQTQRELGMPDAIVGSFQGAAQAFQSSLSSQPWLILAALVAVYIILGVLYESFVHPLTIISTLPSAGLGALILLWAMGQDFTIMGLIGIVLLIGIVKKNGILLIDFALDAQRTQGMTPEQAIHQACLTRFRPIIMTTLAALLGAVPLMFGFGTGAELRQPLGIAVVGGLLVSQALTLFTTPVIYLALERVFHRRTVANAAATAS; this is encoded by the coding sequence ATGATCACCCGCAAAGGCGTTTCGGCCTGGTGCATCGACCACCCCATCGCCACCCTGCTGCTGACCTTCGCCCTGGTGCTGCTGGGGGCCATCGCCTTTCCGCGCCTGCCGGTGGCGCCGTTACCCGAAGCAGATTTCCCAACCATCCAGGTCACCGCACAGCTTCCTGGCGCCAGCCCGGAAACCATGGCGTCGTCGGTGGCGACGCCGCTGGAGGTACAGTTCAGCGCCATCCCCGGCATGACCCAGATGACCAGCAGCAGCGCCCTGGGCTCGACCACGCTGATCCTGCAGTTCACCCTCGACAAGAACATCGACACCGCCGCCCAGGAAGTCCAGGCCGCGATCAACACTGCCACTGCGCGCCTGCCGCAGGATCTGCCAAGCCCACCGACCTGGCGCAAGGTCAACCCGGCCGACAGCCCCGTGCTGGTGCTGACCGTCAGCTCCGAGCAGATGCCTGGCAACGAGCTCAGCGACTACACCGAAACCCTGCTGGCGCGCCAGCTCAGCCAGATCGACGGGGTCGGCCTGATCAACATCACCGGGCAAATGCGCCCCGCAATCCGCGTGCAGGCGCAGCCCGAGAAGCTCGCGGCCATCGGCCTGACCTTGGCCGATATCCGCCAGGCCATCCAGCAGACCAGCCTGAATCTGGCCAAGGGTGCGCTGTACGGCGAACACAGTGTCTCGACCATCGCCGCCAACGATCAGTTGTTCCACCCCGAAGACTACGCCCAGCTCATCGTCAGCTACCGCAACGGCGCCCCGGTGCGCCTGCAGGACGTAGCCAAGGTGATCGAAGGCGCCGAGAACGCCTATGTCAAATCCTGGTCCGGGGACAAACCTGGGCTGAATCTGGTGATCTTCCGCCAGCCCGGCGCCAACATCGTCGACACCGTCGATCGCGTGCTCGACGCCCTGCCCCGCTTGCAGGAAATGCTGCCGGCCTCGGTCGAGGTGTCGGTACTCAACGACCGCACCCAGACCATCCGCGCCTCGCTGCATGAAGTGGAACTGACGCTGATGATCGCGGTGGTACTGGTGATCGGGGTGATGGCGCTGTTCCTGCGCCAGTGGTCGGCAACCCTGGTCGTCTCCAGCGTGCTGGGGGTATCACTGATCGCCAGTTGTGCACTGATGTACGTGGCAGGCTTCAGCCTCAACAACCTCACGCTGGTGGCCATCGTCATCGCCGTGGGCTTCGTGGTCGACGACGCCATCGTGGTGGTGGAAAACATCCACCGTCACCTGGAAGCCGGCGATGACAGCCGCACGGCGGCGATCAAGGGCGCCGGGGAGATCGGCTTCACGGTGATCTCGATCAGCTTCTCGCTGATCGCCGCGTTCATTCCGCTGCTGTTCATGGGCGGCGTGGTCGGGCGATTGTTCAAGGAATTCGCCCTGACGGCCACTTCGACCATCCTGATTTCGGTGGTGGTATCACTGACCTTGGCCCCGACCCTCTGTGCCTTGTTCATGCGCAAACCGCCGCAGGAACACCACGACGGCTTTGGCCAGCGCCTGGTGCGCTGGTACGAAAAGGGCCTGGACCGCGCCCTCGCCCACCAACGCCTGACGCTGGGTGTGTTCGGCCTGACCCTGGCGTTGGCAGTGATCGGCTATGTCGCCATCCCCAAGGGTTTCTTCCCGCTGCAGGACACCGGCTTCATCCTCGGCACCAGCGAGGCCGCAGCCGACGTGTCGTATCCGGCGATGATCGAGAAGCACAAGGCCCTGGCAAAGATCATCGAAGCCGACCCTGCGGTGCGCGCCTTCTCCCATTCCGTCGGGGTCACCGGCAGCAACCAGACCATCGCCAACGGCCGTTTCTGGATCAGTCTCAAGCCCCGCGGCGAGCGCGATGTATCAGCCAGCGAACTGATCGACCGGCTGCGCCCGAAACTCGCCCAGGTGCCCGGCATCGTCCTGTACCTGCGCGCCGGCCAGGACATCAACCTCAGCTCCGGCCCGTCGCGCACCCAGTACCAGTACGTGCTCAAGAGCAACGATGGCGTGGCCCTGAACCTGTGGACCCAGCGCCTGACCGAACGCCTGCGGGAAAACCCGGCATTGCGCGACCTGTCCAACGACCTGCAACTGGGCGCCAGCGTCACCCACATCGACATCGACCGCCAGGCCGCCGCACGCTTCGGCCTGACCACCACCGACGTCGACCAGGCGCTGTACGACGCCTTCGGCCAGCGCCAGATCAGCGAGTTCCAGACCGAGACCAACCAGTACAAGGTGATCCTCGAACTCGACGCCCGCCAGCGCGGCAAGGCCGAGAGCCTTAACTACTTCTACCTGCGCTCGCCGTTGTCGGGCGAGATGGTGCCGCTGTCGGCCCTGGCCCATGTCGCACCGCCCAGCACCGGCCCGCTGTCGATCGCCCACGACGGCCTGTTCCCGGCCGCCAACCTGTCGTTCAACCTCGCCCCCGGCGTGGCCCTGGGTGATGCGGTGCGCATCCTCGAACAGACCCAGCGCGAGCTGGGCATGCCCGACGCCATCGTCGGCAGTTTCCAGGGCGCGGCACAGGCGTTCCAGAGTTCGCTGTCGAGCCAACCGTGGCTGATCCTCGCCGCACTGGTGGCGGTGTACATCATCCTCGGTGTGCTCTACGAGAGCTTCGTGCACCCGCTGACGATCATCTCCACCCTGCCCTCGGCGGGGCTTGGTGCCCTGATCCTGCTCTGGGCCATGGGCCAAGACTTCACCATCATGGGCCTGATCGGCATCGTGCTGCTGATCGGTATCGTCAAGAAGAATGGCATCCTGCTCATCGACTTTGCCCTCGACGCCCAGCGCACCCAGGGCATGACGCCCGAGCAGGCGATCCACCAGGCCTGCCTGACGCGCTTCCGGCCGATCATCATGACCACCCTCGCCGCCCTGCTCGGCGCCGTGCCGCTGATGTTCGGCTTCGGAACCGGTGCCGAGCTGCGCCAGCCGCTGGGCATCGCGGTGGTCGGCGGCCTGCTGGTCAGCCAGGCGCTGACGCTGTTCACCACCCCCGTCATATACTTGGCCCTGGAACGTGTGTTCCACCGCCGCACGGTCGCCAACGCGGCCGCGACTGCCAGTTGA
- a CDS encoding heavy metal sensor histidine kinase has product MSWKTVRANSLALRLSLLFTLVALAVFVLIGSALYRQVDRSLDLLPAAELDARFSVLESTLNRFGTLEHWVKIHNKLNLLAEEDRRIRFWVVSDDPRFEYGHPNEQLRRFAQGPEGMRDLRLTDNPYPFKILVSQLPALGERPAVRFMIGIDTQTFWQAQHSLLVAIVGLAVLGVLLASLLAYWVARIGLRPLLALSAEAQALAPPRLDGRLRTQDLPPELAQFAEAFNAALDRVSQAYSRLEAFNADVAHELRSPLTNLIGQTQVALTRGRSAEHYFEVLQSNLEELERLRSIINDMLFLASADQGSKATALTQASLAEEVATTLDYLDYILEDARVSVEVSGDAQAPIEKAQLRRALINLLNNAVQHTAPGQVIQVRIDVEQERVSIAVSNPGPAIDEAHLPLLFERFYRVDAARSNSGGGNHGLGLAIVKAIALMHGGSVFVRSEGGANTFGINLPSAQLRGFRVKV; this is encoded by the coding sequence ATGTCCTGGAAAACCGTGCGGGCTAACTCCCTGGCCCTGCGCCTGTCGCTGCTGTTCACGCTGGTGGCGCTGGCGGTGTTCGTGCTGATCGGCAGTGCGTTGTACCGCCAGGTCGATCGCAGCCTCGACCTGCTGCCGGCGGCCGAGCTGGATGCGCGTTTCAGCGTGCTGGAGTCCACCCTCAACCGCTTCGGCACCCTGGAGCACTGGGTGAAGATCCACAACAAACTCAACCTGCTGGCCGAAGAAGACCGGCGCATCCGCTTCTGGGTGGTCAGCGATGATCCGCGCTTCGAGTACGGCCATCCCAACGAACAGTTGCGCCGCTTCGCCCAGGGCCCGGAAGGCATGCGCGACCTGCGCCTGACCGACAACCCCTACCCGTTCAAGATCCTGGTCAGCCAACTGCCGGCACTGGGTGAAAGGCCGGCGGTACGTTTCATGATCGGTATCGACACCCAAACCTTCTGGCAGGCCCAGCACAGCCTGCTGGTGGCCATTGTCGGCCTGGCCGTGCTCGGTGTGCTGCTGGCCTCGCTGCTGGCCTACTGGGTCGCACGCATCGGCCTGCGCCCGCTGCTGGCGCTGTCGGCAGAAGCCCAGGCGCTGGCCCCACCGCGCCTGGACGGACGCCTGCGCACCCAGGACTTGCCGCCGGAGCTGGCGCAGTTTGCCGAGGCCTTCAACGCCGCGCTCGACCGGGTCAGCCAGGCCTATTCGCGGCTCGAAGCCTTCAACGCCGACGTTGCCCACGAACTGCGCTCGCCGCTGACCAACCTGATCGGCCAGACCCAAGTGGCCCTGACCCGCGGGCGCAGCGCCGAGCACTACTTCGAGGTGCTGCAATCAAACCTGGAAGAGCTGGAGCGCCTGCGCAGCATCATCAACGACATGCTGTTTCTCGCCAGCGCCGATCAGGGCAGCAAGGCCACCGCCCTGACCCAGGCGTCACTGGCCGAGGAAGTGGCGACCACCCTCGACTACCTGGACTACATCCTCGAAGACGCACGCGTCAGCGTCGAGGTCAGCGGCGATGCCCAGGCCCCGATCGAAAAGGCGCAACTGCGCCGCGCGCTCATCAACCTGCTGAACAACGCGGTACAACACACTGCGCCCGGGCAGGTGATCCAGGTGCGAATCGACGTTGAGCAAGAGCGGGTCAGCATCGCCGTAAGCAACCCCGGCCCGGCTATCGATGAAGCGCACCTGCCGCTACTGTTCGAACGCTTCTATCGGGTCGACGCCGCGCGCAGCAACAGCGGCGGTGGTAACCACGGGTTGGGGTTGGCGATCGTCAAGGCCATTGCGCTGATGCATGGCGGCAGTGTTTTTGTACGCAGCGAAGGGGGCGCCAATACTTTCGGCATCAACCTGCCGAGCGCTCAACTACGCGGTTTTAGGGTAAAAGTCTGA
- a CDS encoding sensor domain-containing diguanylate cyclase, with protein MHTRSPRPILPRPHPELILNLGSCLAVLAIVGIVSYLLGRERDSVEQSSIRASSNIVQLIESDILRNAELYDQSLKGLIWAVGRSELPKVPGPLRQRLLFNQAFVDRSRGDVLWLDAQGDVVGDSSSIIPRQANFAGTGVFRAHQTNANLGLLVGPPFKARLGDLDWCISFSRRIPGPNGEFAGLATGALRLSYFNELFQRLDIGEHSSINLLNTSGQLLAREPTRPQDPAIGSDFSQQPNFQRILQEHSGSFSAHSNLFDERRMYTFARVGELPLIVLVAHSSSEVFQAWRRTALIVGLATGVLCLGILWLTVLLGRELRRRHDAEQGLATLAATDSLTGLANRRRLDQVLRQEWARAQRNRSALAVLMVDVDHFKAFNQRHGHAGGDHALREVARTINRCIRRPADLAARYGGEEFQVVLPETELAGALLLAERIRLSVEAMPRFGADERPITVSIGIGLYQPGTQHDLTAVLGAADEALYRAKAGGRNRVEGPVTPVA; from the coding sequence TTGCACACCCGATCCCCGCGCCCCATCCTCCCCAGGCCTCACCCCGAGCTGATCCTCAACCTGGGCAGTTGCCTCGCCGTGCTCGCGATTGTAGGTATCGTCAGCTATTTGCTCGGCCGCGAACGGGACAGTGTCGAACAGTCCTCCATCCGCGCCTCGAGCAACATCGTCCAGCTCATCGAAAGTGACATCCTGCGCAACGCCGAGCTCTATGACCAGTCGCTCAAGGGACTGATCTGGGCAGTCGGGCGCAGCGAGCTGCCGAAGGTGCCTGGCCCGTTGCGCCAACGCCTGCTGTTCAACCAGGCCTTCGTCGACCGCAGCCGCGGCGATGTGCTGTGGCTCGACGCCCAAGGCGATGTGGTGGGCGACTCCAGCAGCATCATTCCACGCCAGGCGAACTTCGCCGGCACGGGGGTGTTCAGGGCCCACCAGACCAACGCCAACCTCGGTCTGCTGGTCGGCCCACCGTTCAAGGCGCGGCTTGGCGATCTGGACTGGTGCATCAGTTTCAGCCGGCGCATCCCCGGCCCCAACGGTGAGTTCGCAGGCCTGGCCACCGGCGCCCTGCGCCTGTCATATTTCAACGAACTGTTCCAGCGCCTGGACATCGGCGAGCACAGCAGCATCAACCTGCTCAACACCAGCGGCCAGTTGCTCGCTCGCGAGCCGACCCGGCCACAAGACCCAGCGATCGGCAGCGACTTCAGCCAGCAACCCAATTTCCAGCGCATTCTCCAGGAGCACAGTGGCAGCTTCAGCGCGCACTCGAACCTGTTCGACGAGCGGCGCATGTATACGTTTGCGCGCGTGGGCGAACTGCCGCTGATCGTGCTGGTGGCGCACTCTTCTTCCGAAGTTTTCCAGGCCTGGCGGCGCACGGCGCTGATCGTCGGCCTGGCCACGGGAGTACTGTGCCTGGGCATACTCTGGTTGACCGTGCTGCTGGGGCGCGAACTGCGTCGGCGCCACGATGCCGAGCAAGGCCTGGCCACGCTGGCAGCCACCGACAGCCTTACGGGCCTGGCAAACCGACGTCGCCTCGATCAGGTCCTGCGCCAGGAATGGGCACGCGCGCAACGCAACCGCTCGGCGCTGGCGGTACTGATGGTGGATGTGGATCACTTCAAGGCGTTCAACCAGCGCCACGGTCATGCCGGCGGTGATCATGCCCTGCGTGAAGTGGCGCGCACCATCAATCGCTGCATTCGCAGGCCGGCCGACCTGGCAGCGCGTTATGGTGGCGAGGAGTTTCAGGTGGTGCTGCCGGAAACCGAACTGGCCGGCGCGCTGCTGCTGGCCGAACGCATTCGCCTGAGTGTCGAGGCGATGCCGCGATTCGGTGCCGATGAGCGACCGATCACGGTCAGCATTGGCATCGGCCTTTACCAACCCGGCACCCAGCACGACCTTACAGCAGTGCTGGGTGCCGCGGATGAAGCCCTTTACCGGGCCAAGGCGGGGGGCCGTAACCGGGTAGAAGGGCCTGTCACGCCTGTTGCTTAG
- a CDS encoding efflux RND transporter periplasmic adaptor subunit produces MRRPSRPLVLAALAILLLIALAGWLRLRQDTPAPRAQNAVPVRVISVTQQDVPRFASAIGSVLSLHSVDVRPQVEGTLTQVLVKEGQWVKEGDLVATLDDRAIRASLDQARAQLGQSQAQLQVAGVDLKRYRLLSSDDGVSKQTLDQQQALVNQLQATVKGNQAAIANAEVQLSYTQIRSPVTGRVGIRNVDPGNLVRSSDTQGLFSVTQIDPIAVEFALPQQMLPTLQTLLKAPSPALVEAYMDAGGERSLLGQGHLALIDNQISANTGTVRIKAEFDNKDGLLWPGQLVTIRLRTAVDEQALVVPPPVVQRGVDGHYVYRLDGDKVASVPVKVLYQDSDLNIIAGVKAGDRLVLDGQSRLKPGARVEVAPDVPANPEVADHRSQP; encoded by the coding sequence ATGCGACGTCCCTCCCGCCCCCTCGTCCTCGCCGCCCTGGCCATCCTCCTGCTTATCGCCTTGGCCGGTTGGCTGCGCCTGCGCCAGGATACGCCTGCCCCACGCGCGCAAAACGCCGTGCCGGTGAGGGTGATCAGCGTCACCCAGCAGGACGTGCCGCGCTTTGCCAGCGCGATCGGCTCGGTGCTTTCGCTGCACAGCGTCGATGTACGGCCGCAGGTCGAGGGCACCCTCACCCAAGTGCTGGTCAAGGAGGGCCAGTGGGTCAAGGAAGGCGACCTGGTCGCCACCCTCGACGACCGTGCGATTCGCGCCAGCCTCGATCAGGCCCGCGCCCAACTCGGCCAGAGCCAGGCACAGTTGCAGGTGGCCGGTGTCGACCTCAAGCGCTACCGCCTGTTGAGCAGCGACGACGGTGTCTCGAAGCAGACCCTCGACCAGCAACAGGCGCTGGTGAATCAACTCCAGGCCACGGTCAAGGGCAACCAGGCGGCCATCGCCAATGCCGAAGTGCAGCTGTCGTACACGCAGATCCGCTCACCGGTAACCGGTCGCGTCGGCATTCGCAATGTCGACCCCGGTAACCTGGTGCGCAGCAGCGACACCCAGGGTCTGTTCAGCGTCACCCAGATCGACCCGATCGCCGTCGAGTTCGCCCTGCCCCAGCAGATGCTGCCGACTCTGCAGACCCTGCTCAAAGCGCCCTCGCCGGCGCTGGTCGAGGCTTACATGGACGCCGGCGGCGAACGCAGCCTGCTCGGCCAGGGCCACCTGGCGCTGATCGATAACCAGATCTCGGCCAACACCGGCACCGTGCGCATCAAGGCCGAGTTCGACAACAAGGATGGCCTGCTGTGGCCCGGCCAACTGGTGACCATCCGCCTGCGCACCGCTGTCGATGAGCAGGCGCTGGTGGTGCCGCCACCGGTGGTGCAGCGCGGCGTCGATGGTCATTACGTCTACCGTCTAGATGGCGACAAGGTCGCCAGCGTGCCGGTCAAGGTGCTCTACCAGGACAGCGACCTGAACATCATCGCTGGGGTCAAGGCCGGTGATCGCCTGGTGCTCGACGGCCAGTCGCGCCTCAAGCCCGGGGCACGGGTCGAGGTCGCCCCCGACGTGCCTGCCAACCCCGAAGTGGCTGACCATCGGAGCCAGCCATGA